The Chanos chanos chromosome 16, fChaCha1.1, whole genome shotgun sequence genome has a window encoding:
- the stat3 gene encoding signal transducer and activator of transcription 3 isoform X1, translating into MAQWNQLQQLETRYLEQLYHLYSDSFPMELRQFLAPWIESQDWAYAANKESHATLVFHNLLGEIDQQYSRFLQENNVLYQHNLRRIKQHLQSKYLEKPMEIARIVARCLWEEQRLLQTATSAQQDGQAAHPTGTVVTEKQQILEHNLQDIRKRVQDMEQKMKMLENLQDDFDFNYKTLKSAGELSQDLNGNSQAAATRQKMAQLEQMLSALDQLRRQIVTEMAGLLSAMDFVQKNLTDEELADWKRRQQIACIGGPPNICLDRLETWITSLAESQLQIRQQIKKLEELQQKVSYKGDPIIQHRPVLEEKIVDLFRNLMKSAFVVERQPCMPMHPDRPLVIKTGVQFTNKVRLLVKFPELNYQLKIKVCIDKESGDVAAIRGSRKFNILGTNTKVMNMEESNNGSLSAEFKHLTLREQRCGNGGRTNSDASLIVTEELHLITFETEVYHQGLKIDLETHSLPVVVISNICQMPNAWASILWYNMLTNHPKNVNFFTKPPVATWDQVAEVLSWQFSSTTKRGLTIEQLTTLAEKLLGPCVNYSGCQITWAKFCKENMAGKGFSFWVWLDNIIDLVKKYILALWNEGYIMGFISKERERAILSPKPPGTFLLRFSESSKEGGITFTWVEKDISGKTQIQSVEPYTKQQLNSMSFAEIIMGYKIMDATNILVSPLVYLYPDIPKEEAFGKYCRPEAQPDTDITEHGCAIQPYLKTKFICVTPSPSVFMDFPDSELLANGFPGTNSGNTSDLFPMSPRTLDSLMHNDAAEANPGPLESLTLDMELSSDVASPCDTGSYN; encoded by the exons ATGGCCCAGTGGAACCAATTGCAGCAGCTGGAGACGCGTTACCTGGAGCAGCTGTATCACCTGTACAGCGACAGTTTTCCCATGGAGCTTCGCCAGTTCCTCGCCCCTTGGATTGAAAGTCAGGATTG GGCGTACGCCGCCAATAAAGAGTCCCACGCCACGCTCGTGTTCCACAACCTCCTGGGAGAGATCGACCAGCAGTACAGCCGCTTTCTGCAGGAAAACAACGTGCTCTACCAACACAACCTGAGGCGTATCAAGCAACACTTACAGAGCAAGTACCTGGAGAAGCCCATGGAGATCGCTCGCATTGTGGCTCGCTGCCTATGGGAGGAACAGCGTCTGCTTCAGACCGCCACCTCTGCCCAACag GACGGACAGGCGGCTCATCCCACTGGTACCGTAGTAACAGAGAAGCAACAGATTCTGGAGCACAATCTACAGGATATCAGGAAGAGGGTGCAG gATATGGAACAGAAGATGAAGATGTTGGAGAACCTTCAAGATGACTTTGACTTCAATTATAAAACTCTGAAGAGTGCTGGAG aGTTGTCTCAAGACCTCAACGGGAACAGCCAGGCCGCAGCCACCCGGCAGAAGATGGCCCAGCTAGAACAGATGCTTAGCGCCCTGGACCAGCTCAGGAGG CAAATTGTGACAGAAATGGCTGGCTTGCTGTCTGCAATGGATTTTGTCCAGAAGAACCTAACTGACGAGGAATTAGCTGACTGGAAGAGAAGACAGCAGATTGCCTGTATTGGAGGACCACCCAATATCTGCCTGGACCGTCTGGAGACATG gATTACTTCCCTGGCTGAGTCTCAGTTGCAGATCAGGCAGCAGATTAAGAAACTGGAGGAGCTACAGCAGAAGGTGTCGTATAAAGGAGATCCCATTATTCAACACAGACCCGTCCTGGAGGAGAAGATAGTTGATCTGTTTAGAAACCTTATGAAGag TGCATTTGTGGTGGAGAGACAGCCTTGTATGCCCATGCACCCTGATCGACCCCTGGTCATCAAGACAGGAGTCCAGTTCACCAATAAAGTCag gttaCTGGTGAAGTTTCCGGAACTAAACTACCAACTGAAAATCAAAGTCTGCATTGACAA AGAGTCAGGTGACGTTGCAGCCATTCGAGG CTCTCGTAAGTTTAACATTCTTGGCACCAACACCAAAGTGATGAACATGGAGGAGTCCAATAATGGGAGCCTATCTGCTGAGTTCAAACACCTG actcTGAGGGAGCAGAGGTGTGGTAATGGAGGACGAACCAACAGTGAC GCCTCTCTGATAGTGACGGAAGAACTGCATCTGATCACCTTTGAAACAGAGGTGTACCACCAGGGTCTTAAGATTGACCTTGAG ACTCACTCACTTCCTGTTGTGGTCATTTCCAACATTTGTCAGATGCCTAATGCATGGGCTTCCATCTTGTGGTACAACATGTTAACTAACCACCCCAAG AACGTGAATTTCTTCACCAAGCCCCCGGTTGCGACGTGGGACCAGGTGGCGGAGGTCCTCAGCTGGCAGTTTTCTTCCACCACCAAGAGAGGACTGACCATTGAGCAGCTCACCACACTCGCTGAGAAACTTCTCG GTCCATGTGTTAACTACTCCGGCTGCCAAATCACCTGGGCCAAGTTTTGCAAA gagAATATGGCGGGAAAAGGCTTCTCCTTCTGGGTGTGGCTGGATAACATCATTGACTTGGTGAAGAAATACATTCTCGCTCTGTGGAACGAAGG gtaTATTATGGGCTTCATCAgtaaggagagggagagagcgatcCTCAGCCCAAAGCCTCCGGGGACATTTCTGCTGCGTTTCAGTGAGAGCAGTAAGGAAGGAGGTATTACATTCACCTGGGTGGAGAAAGACATCAGCG gtaaGACTCAGATCCAGTCTGTGGAGCCATACACTAAGCAGCAGTTGAACAGCATGTCATTTGCTGAGATAATCATGGGCTATAAGATCATGGATGCCACCAACATCCTGGTATCTCCACTGGTTTACCTGTACCCTGACATCCCTAAAGAGGAAGCCTTCGGAAAGTACTGCAGACCCGAAGCCCAGCCCgacactgacatcactgaacACGGATGTG ccattcagccatATCTAAAGACTAAGTTCATCTGTGTCACCCC gtctccctctgtcttcatgGACTTCCCGGACAGTGAGCTTCTGGCAAACGGCTTCCCTGG
- the stat3 gene encoding signal transducer and activator of transcription 3 isoform X4 has product MAQWNQLQQLETRYLEQLYHLYSDSFPMELRQFLAPWIESQDWAYAANKESHATLVFHNLLGEIDQQYSRFLQENNVLYQHNLRRIKQHLQSKYLEKPMEIARIVARCLWEEQRLLQTATSAQQDGQAAHPTGTVVTEKQQILEHNLQDIRKRVQDMEQKMKMLENLQDDFDFNYKTLKSAGELSQDLNGNSQAAATRQKMAQLEQMLSALDQLRRQIVTEMAGLLSAMDFVQKNLTDEELADWKRRQQIACIGGPPNICLDRLETWITSLAESQLQIRQQIKKLEELQQKVSYKGDPIIQHRPVLEEKIVDLFRNLMKSAFVVERQPCMPMHPDRPLVIKTGVQFTNKVRLLVKFPELNYQLKIKVCIDKESGDVAAIRGSRKFNILGTNTKVMNMEESNNGSLSAEFKHLTLREQRCGNGGRTNSDASLIVTEELHLITFETEVYHQGLKIDLETHSLPVVVISNICQMPNAWASILWYNMLTNHPKNVNFFTKPPVATWDQVAEVLSWQFSSTTKRGLTIEQLTTLAEKLLGPCVNYSGCQITWAKFCKENMAGKGFSFWVWLDNIIDLVKKYILALWNEGYIMGFISKERERAILSPKPPGTFLLRFSESSKEGGITFTWVEKDISGKTQIQSVEPYTKQQLNSMSFAEIIMGYKIMDATNILVSPLVYLYPDIPKEEAFGKYCRPEAQPDTDITEHGSIQPYLKTKFICVTPTNSGNTSDLFPMSPRTLDSLMHNDAAEANPGPLESLTLDMELSSDVASPCDTGSYN; this is encoded by the exons ATGGCCCAGTGGAACCAATTGCAGCAGCTGGAGACGCGTTACCTGGAGCAGCTGTATCACCTGTACAGCGACAGTTTTCCCATGGAGCTTCGCCAGTTCCTCGCCCCTTGGATTGAAAGTCAGGATTG GGCGTACGCCGCCAATAAAGAGTCCCACGCCACGCTCGTGTTCCACAACCTCCTGGGAGAGATCGACCAGCAGTACAGCCGCTTTCTGCAGGAAAACAACGTGCTCTACCAACACAACCTGAGGCGTATCAAGCAACACTTACAGAGCAAGTACCTGGAGAAGCCCATGGAGATCGCTCGCATTGTGGCTCGCTGCCTATGGGAGGAACAGCGTCTGCTTCAGACCGCCACCTCTGCCCAACag GACGGACAGGCGGCTCATCCCACTGGTACCGTAGTAACAGAGAAGCAACAGATTCTGGAGCACAATCTACAGGATATCAGGAAGAGGGTGCAG gATATGGAACAGAAGATGAAGATGTTGGAGAACCTTCAAGATGACTTTGACTTCAATTATAAAACTCTGAAGAGTGCTGGAG aGTTGTCTCAAGACCTCAACGGGAACAGCCAGGCCGCAGCCACCCGGCAGAAGATGGCCCAGCTAGAACAGATGCTTAGCGCCCTGGACCAGCTCAGGAGG CAAATTGTGACAGAAATGGCTGGCTTGCTGTCTGCAATGGATTTTGTCCAGAAGAACCTAACTGACGAGGAATTAGCTGACTGGAAGAGAAGACAGCAGATTGCCTGTATTGGAGGACCACCCAATATCTGCCTGGACCGTCTGGAGACATG gATTACTTCCCTGGCTGAGTCTCAGTTGCAGATCAGGCAGCAGATTAAGAAACTGGAGGAGCTACAGCAGAAGGTGTCGTATAAAGGAGATCCCATTATTCAACACAGACCCGTCCTGGAGGAGAAGATAGTTGATCTGTTTAGAAACCTTATGAAGag TGCATTTGTGGTGGAGAGACAGCCTTGTATGCCCATGCACCCTGATCGACCCCTGGTCATCAAGACAGGAGTCCAGTTCACCAATAAAGTCag gttaCTGGTGAAGTTTCCGGAACTAAACTACCAACTGAAAATCAAAGTCTGCATTGACAA AGAGTCAGGTGACGTTGCAGCCATTCGAGG CTCTCGTAAGTTTAACATTCTTGGCACCAACACCAAAGTGATGAACATGGAGGAGTCCAATAATGGGAGCCTATCTGCTGAGTTCAAACACCTG actcTGAGGGAGCAGAGGTGTGGTAATGGAGGACGAACCAACAGTGAC GCCTCTCTGATAGTGACGGAAGAACTGCATCTGATCACCTTTGAAACAGAGGTGTACCACCAGGGTCTTAAGATTGACCTTGAG ACTCACTCACTTCCTGTTGTGGTCATTTCCAACATTTGTCAGATGCCTAATGCATGGGCTTCCATCTTGTGGTACAACATGTTAACTAACCACCCCAAG AACGTGAATTTCTTCACCAAGCCCCCGGTTGCGACGTGGGACCAGGTGGCGGAGGTCCTCAGCTGGCAGTTTTCTTCCACCACCAAGAGAGGACTGACCATTGAGCAGCTCACCACACTCGCTGAGAAACTTCTCG GTCCATGTGTTAACTACTCCGGCTGCCAAATCACCTGGGCCAAGTTTTGCAAA gagAATATGGCGGGAAAAGGCTTCTCCTTCTGGGTGTGGCTGGATAACATCATTGACTTGGTGAAGAAATACATTCTCGCTCTGTGGAACGAAGG gtaTATTATGGGCTTCATCAgtaaggagagggagagagcgatcCTCAGCCCAAAGCCTCCGGGGACATTTCTGCTGCGTTTCAGTGAGAGCAGTAAGGAAGGAGGTATTACATTCACCTGGGTGGAGAAAGACATCAGCG gtaaGACTCAGATCCAGTCTGTGGAGCCATACACTAAGCAGCAGTTGAACAGCATGTCATTTGCTGAGATAATCATGGGCTATAAGATCATGGATGCCACCAACATCCTGGTATCTCCACTGGTTTACCTGTACCCTGACATCCCTAAAGAGGAAGCCTTCGGAAAGTACTGCAGACCCGAAGCCCAGCCCgacactgacatcactgaacACGGAT ccattcagccatATCTAAAGACTAAGTTCATCTGTGTCACCCC
- the stat3 gene encoding signal transducer and activator of transcription 3 isoform X3: MAQWNQLQQLETRYLEQLYHLYSDSFPMELRQFLAPWIESQDWAYAANKESHATLVFHNLLGEIDQQYSRFLQENNVLYQHNLRRIKQHLQSKYLEKPMEIARIVARCLWEEQRLLQTATSAQQDGQAAHPTGTVVTEKQQILEHNLQDIRKRVQDMEQKMKMLENLQDDFDFNYKTLKSAGELSQDLNGNSQAAATRQKMAQLEQMLSALDQLRRQIVTEMAGLLSAMDFVQKNLTDEELADWKRRQQIACIGGPPNICLDRLETWITSLAESQLQIRQQIKKLEELQQKVSYKGDPIIQHRPVLEEKIVDLFRNLMKSAFVVERQPCMPMHPDRPLVIKTGVQFTNKVRLLVKFPELNYQLKIKVCIDKESGDVAAIRGSRKFNILGTNTKVMNMEESNNGSLSAEFKHLTLREQRCGNGGRTNSDASLIVTEELHLITFETEVYHQGLKIDLETHSLPVVVISNICQMPNAWASILWYNMLTNHPKNVNFFTKPPVATWDQVAEVLSWQFSSTTKRGLTIEQLTTLAEKLLGPCVNYSGCQITWAKFCKENMAGKGFSFWVWLDNIIDLVKKYILALWNEGYIMGFISKERERAILSPKPPGTFLLRFSESSKEGGITFTWVEKDISGKTQIQSVEPYTKQQLNSMSFAEIIMGYKIMDATNILVSPLVYLYPDIPKEEAFGKYCRPEAQPDTDITEHGCAIQPYLKTKFICVTPTNSGNTSDLFPMSPRTLDSLMHNDAAEANPGPLESLTLDMELSSDVASPCDTGSYN, encoded by the exons ATGGCCCAGTGGAACCAATTGCAGCAGCTGGAGACGCGTTACCTGGAGCAGCTGTATCACCTGTACAGCGACAGTTTTCCCATGGAGCTTCGCCAGTTCCTCGCCCCTTGGATTGAAAGTCAGGATTG GGCGTACGCCGCCAATAAAGAGTCCCACGCCACGCTCGTGTTCCACAACCTCCTGGGAGAGATCGACCAGCAGTACAGCCGCTTTCTGCAGGAAAACAACGTGCTCTACCAACACAACCTGAGGCGTATCAAGCAACACTTACAGAGCAAGTACCTGGAGAAGCCCATGGAGATCGCTCGCATTGTGGCTCGCTGCCTATGGGAGGAACAGCGTCTGCTTCAGACCGCCACCTCTGCCCAACag GACGGACAGGCGGCTCATCCCACTGGTACCGTAGTAACAGAGAAGCAACAGATTCTGGAGCACAATCTACAGGATATCAGGAAGAGGGTGCAG gATATGGAACAGAAGATGAAGATGTTGGAGAACCTTCAAGATGACTTTGACTTCAATTATAAAACTCTGAAGAGTGCTGGAG aGTTGTCTCAAGACCTCAACGGGAACAGCCAGGCCGCAGCCACCCGGCAGAAGATGGCCCAGCTAGAACAGATGCTTAGCGCCCTGGACCAGCTCAGGAGG CAAATTGTGACAGAAATGGCTGGCTTGCTGTCTGCAATGGATTTTGTCCAGAAGAACCTAACTGACGAGGAATTAGCTGACTGGAAGAGAAGACAGCAGATTGCCTGTATTGGAGGACCACCCAATATCTGCCTGGACCGTCTGGAGACATG gATTACTTCCCTGGCTGAGTCTCAGTTGCAGATCAGGCAGCAGATTAAGAAACTGGAGGAGCTACAGCAGAAGGTGTCGTATAAAGGAGATCCCATTATTCAACACAGACCCGTCCTGGAGGAGAAGATAGTTGATCTGTTTAGAAACCTTATGAAGag TGCATTTGTGGTGGAGAGACAGCCTTGTATGCCCATGCACCCTGATCGACCCCTGGTCATCAAGACAGGAGTCCAGTTCACCAATAAAGTCag gttaCTGGTGAAGTTTCCGGAACTAAACTACCAACTGAAAATCAAAGTCTGCATTGACAA AGAGTCAGGTGACGTTGCAGCCATTCGAGG CTCTCGTAAGTTTAACATTCTTGGCACCAACACCAAAGTGATGAACATGGAGGAGTCCAATAATGGGAGCCTATCTGCTGAGTTCAAACACCTG actcTGAGGGAGCAGAGGTGTGGTAATGGAGGACGAACCAACAGTGAC GCCTCTCTGATAGTGACGGAAGAACTGCATCTGATCACCTTTGAAACAGAGGTGTACCACCAGGGTCTTAAGATTGACCTTGAG ACTCACTCACTTCCTGTTGTGGTCATTTCCAACATTTGTCAGATGCCTAATGCATGGGCTTCCATCTTGTGGTACAACATGTTAACTAACCACCCCAAG AACGTGAATTTCTTCACCAAGCCCCCGGTTGCGACGTGGGACCAGGTGGCGGAGGTCCTCAGCTGGCAGTTTTCTTCCACCACCAAGAGAGGACTGACCATTGAGCAGCTCACCACACTCGCTGAGAAACTTCTCG GTCCATGTGTTAACTACTCCGGCTGCCAAATCACCTGGGCCAAGTTTTGCAAA gagAATATGGCGGGAAAAGGCTTCTCCTTCTGGGTGTGGCTGGATAACATCATTGACTTGGTGAAGAAATACATTCTCGCTCTGTGGAACGAAGG gtaTATTATGGGCTTCATCAgtaaggagagggagagagcgatcCTCAGCCCAAAGCCTCCGGGGACATTTCTGCTGCGTTTCAGTGAGAGCAGTAAGGAAGGAGGTATTACATTCACCTGGGTGGAGAAAGACATCAGCG gtaaGACTCAGATCCAGTCTGTGGAGCCATACACTAAGCAGCAGTTGAACAGCATGTCATTTGCTGAGATAATCATGGGCTATAAGATCATGGATGCCACCAACATCCTGGTATCTCCACTGGTTTACCTGTACCCTGACATCCCTAAAGAGGAAGCCTTCGGAAAGTACTGCAGACCCGAAGCCCAGCCCgacactgacatcactgaacACGGATGTG ccattcagccatATCTAAAGACTAAGTTCATCTGTGTCACCCC
- the stat3 gene encoding signal transducer and activator of transcription 3 isoform X2, with protein MAQWNQLQQLETRYLEQLYHLYSDSFPMELRQFLAPWIESQDWAYAANKESHATLVFHNLLGEIDQQYSRFLQENNVLYQHNLRRIKQHLQSKYLEKPMEIARIVARCLWEEQRLLQTATSAQQDGQAAHPTGTVVTEKQQILEHNLQDIRKRVQDMEQKMKMLENLQDDFDFNYKTLKSAGELSQDLNGNSQAAATRQKMAQLEQMLSALDQLRRQIVTEMAGLLSAMDFVQKNLTDEELADWKRRQQIACIGGPPNICLDRLETWITSLAESQLQIRQQIKKLEELQQKVSYKGDPIIQHRPVLEEKIVDLFRNLMKSAFVVERQPCMPMHPDRPLVIKTGVQFTNKVRLLVKFPELNYQLKIKVCIDKESGDVAAIRGSRKFNILGTNTKVMNMEESNNGSLSAEFKHLTLREQRCGNGGRTNSDASLIVTEELHLITFETEVYHQGLKIDLETHSLPVVVISNICQMPNAWASILWYNMLTNHPKNVNFFTKPPVATWDQVAEVLSWQFSSTTKRGLTIEQLTTLAEKLLGPCVNYSGCQITWAKFCKENMAGKGFSFWVWLDNIIDLVKKYILALWNEGYIMGFISKERERAILSPKPPGTFLLRFSESSKEGGITFTWVEKDISGKTQIQSVEPYTKQQLNSMSFAEIIMGYKIMDATNILVSPLVYLYPDIPKEEAFGKYCRPEAQPDTDITEHGSIQPYLKTKFICVTPSPSVFMDFPDSELLANGFPGTNSGNTSDLFPMSPRTLDSLMHNDAAEANPGPLESLTLDMELSSDVASPCDTGSYN; from the exons ATGGCCCAGTGGAACCAATTGCAGCAGCTGGAGACGCGTTACCTGGAGCAGCTGTATCACCTGTACAGCGACAGTTTTCCCATGGAGCTTCGCCAGTTCCTCGCCCCTTGGATTGAAAGTCAGGATTG GGCGTACGCCGCCAATAAAGAGTCCCACGCCACGCTCGTGTTCCACAACCTCCTGGGAGAGATCGACCAGCAGTACAGCCGCTTTCTGCAGGAAAACAACGTGCTCTACCAACACAACCTGAGGCGTATCAAGCAACACTTACAGAGCAAGTACCTGGAGAAGCCCATGGAGATCGCTCGCATTGTGGCTCGCTGCCTATGGGAGGAACAGCGTCTGCTTCAGACCGCCACCTCTGCCCAACag GACGGACAGGCGGCTCATCCCACTGGTACCGTAGTAACAGAGAAGCAACAGATTCTGGAGCACAATCTACAGGATATCAGGAAGAGGGTGCAG gATATGGAACAGAAGATGAAGATGTTGGAGAACCTTCAAGATGACTTTGACTTCAATTATAAAACTCTGAAGAGTGCTGGAG aGTTGTCTCAAGACCTCAACGGGAACAGCCAGGCCGCAGCCACCCGGCAGAAGATGGCCCAGCTAGAACAGATGCTTAGCGCCCTGGACCAGCTCAGGAGG CAAATTGTGACAGAAATGGCTGGCTTGCTGTCTGCAATGGATTTTGTCCAGAAGAACCTAACTGACGAGGAATTAGCTGACTGGAAGAGAAGACAGCAGATTGCCTGTATTGGAGGACCACCCAATATCTGCCTGGACCGTCTGGAGACATG gATTACTTCCCTGGCTGAGTCTCAGTTGCAGATCAGGCAGCAGATTAAGAAACTGGAGGAGCTACAGCAGAAGGTGTCGTATAAAGGAGATCCCATTATTCAACACAGACCCGTCCTGGAGGAGAAGATAGTTGATCTGTTTAGAAACCTTATGAAGag TGCATTTGTGGTGGAGAGACAGCCTTGTATGCCCATGCACCCTGATCGACCCCTGGTCATCAAGACAGGAGTCCAGTTCACCAATAAAGTCag gttaCTGGTGAAGTTTCCGGAACTAAACTACCAACTGAAAATCAAAGTCTGCATTGACAA AGAGTCAGGTGACGTTGCAGCCATTCGAGG CTCTCGTAAGTTTAACATTCTTGGCACCAACACCAAAGTGATGAACATGGAGGAGTCCAATAATGGGAGCCTATCTGCTGAGTTCAAACACCTG actcTGAGGGAGCAGAGGTGTGGTAATGGAGGACGAACCAACAGTGAC GCCTCTCTGATAGTGACGGAAGAACTGCATCTGATCACCTTTGAAACAGAGGTGTACCACCAGGGTCTTAAGATTGACCTTGAG ACTCACTCACTTCCTGTTGTGGTCATTTCCAACATTTGTCAGATGCCTAATGCATGGGCTTCCATCTTGTGGTACAACATGTTAACTAACCACCCCAAG AACGTGAATTTCTTCACCAAGCCCCCGGTTGCGACGTGGGACCAGGTGGCGGAGGTCCTCAGCTGGCAGTTTTCTTCCACCACCAAGAGAGGACTGACCATTGAGCAGCTCACCACACTCGCTGAGAAACTTCTCG GTCCATGTGTTAACTACTCCGGCTGCCAAATCACCTGGGCCAAGTTTTGCAAA gagAATATGGCGGGAAAAGGCTTCTCCTTCTGGGTGTGGCTGGATAACATCATTGACTTGGTGAAGAAATACATTCTCGCTCTGTGGAACGAAGG gtaTATTATGGGCTTCATCAgtaaggagagggagagagcgatcCTCAGCCCAAAGCCTCCGGGGACATTTCTGCTGCGTTTCAGTGAGAGCAGTAAGGAAGGAGGTATTACATTCACCTGGGTGGAGAAAGACATCAGCG gtaaGACTCAGATCCAGTCTGTGGAGCCATACACTAAGCAGCAGTTGAACAGCATGTCATTTGCTGAGATAATCATGGGCTATAAGATCATGGATGCCACCAACATCCTGGTATCTCCACTGGTTTACCTGTACCCTGACATCCCTAAAGAGGAAGCCTTCGGAAAGTACTGCAGACCCGAAGCCCAGCCCgacactgacatcactgaacACGGAT ccattcagccatATCTAAAGACTAAGTTCATCTGTGTCACCCC gtctccctctgtcttcatgGACTTCCCGGACAGTGAGCTTCTGGCAAACGGCTTCCCTGG